In Nodosilinea sp. PGN35, one DNA window encodes the following:
- a CDS encoding histidine phosphatase family protein, which yields MTFEALEPALAVPTLAQAAPQHLAAVAATAREPVTVWEHLEQADRRLYAVLLRHALAPGSGDPPGFQLGDCATQRNLSAEGQDQARRIGAAFRQRDIDVVKVLSSQWCRSLDTAELMALGPVEPFEPINSFFRDRGTAAQQTAQVRDYLRRQPNRGVIVMVTHQVNITALTGVVPGSGQAVVLTLDDEENLAQVGLLSAGE from the coding sequence ATGACCTTTGAAGCCCTAGAACCAGCCCTAGCAGTACCTACCCTAGCCCAAGCGGCCCCCCAGCATCTAGCGGCGGTGGCCGCAACAGCTCGCGAACCCGTTACCGTATGGGAGCACCTAGAGCAAGCCGATCGGCGGCTCTACGCAGTCCTGCTGCGCCATGCCCTGGCCCCTGGCAGCGGTGACCCACCGGGCTTTCAGCTAGGGGACTGTGCAACTCAGCGCAATCTGTCGGCTGAGGGACAAGACCAAGCCCGACGCATTGGGGCGGCCTTTCGCCAGCGCGATATCGATGTGGTTAAGGTGCTCTCTAGCCAGTGGTGCCGCAGTCTCGACACCGCTGAACTGATGGCCCTGGGGCCGGTAGAACCCTTTGAACCGATCAATTCTTTTTTTCGCGATCGCGGCACCGCAGCCCAACAGACCGCGCAGGTGCGAGACTACCTGCGCCGACAGCCCAACCGAGGGGTAATAGTCATGGTTACCCATCAAGTCAACATCACTGCCCTGACCGGAGTCGTGCCTGGGTCTGGGCAAGCCGTTGTGCTGACCCTGGATGATGAAGAGAATTTGGCTCAGGTGGGGCTGTTGAGTGCGGGAGAGTGA
- a CDS encoding photosystem II manganese-stabilizing polypeptide has translation MRYRALLVAFLAICLSVLTACSEAPSATSSVPLTYDQIRNTGLANKCPQLSEMTRGSIALESGKTYQLVGMCIEPTAYFVKEEASKRQEAAYVPGKVLTRYTSSLDQVRGDLTLQSDGSLLFSETGGMDFQAITVQLPGGQQEPFLFTVKGLAAQSQPGQNALTTSTDFEGDYRVPSYRTSNFLDPKGRGLATGYDNAVALPASGDSEEYIKENVKAFDVGQGHISLRVSKIDGATGEIGGTFEAEQPSDTDMGTAEPVDIKVQGVFYARLEEA, from the coding sequence ATGAGGTATCGCGCCCTCTTAGTTGCGTTCTTGGCCATCTGCCTGAGTGTACTGACAGCCTGTAGCGAAGCGCCCAGTGCCACCAGTAGTGTGCCGCTAACCTACGACCAAATTCGTAACACTGGCCTGGCCAACAAGTGCCCCCAGCTTTCTGAAATGACCCGGGGCAGCATTGCCCTCGAAAGTGGCAAAACCTACCAACTGGTGGGCATGTGCATCGAGCCCACCGCTTACTTCGTCAAAGAAGAAGCCTCTAAGCGCCAAGAAGCGGCCTATGTGCCCGGTAAGGTGCTCACCCGCTACACCTCCAGCCTAGACCAGGTGCGCGGCGACTTGACTCTGCAATCTGACGGCAGCCTGCTGTTTTCTGAAACCGGCGGCATGGATTTCCAAGCGATTACCGTGCAGCTTCCCGGTGGTCAGCAAGAGCCTTTCTTGTTCACCGTTAAGGGGCTGGCCGCTCAGTCCCAGCCGGGTCAAAATGCTCTCACTACCTCCACCGACTTTGAGGGCGACTACAGAGTGCCGTCCTACCGCACCTCAAACTTCCTCGACCCCAAGGGTCGCGGTCTGGCGACTGGCTATGACAACGCCGTAGCCCTACCCGCCAGCGGCGACAGCGAAGAGTACATCAAAGAAAACGTCAAAGCCTTTGATGTGGGGCAGGGCCACATCTCTCTGCGCGTCTCTAAAATCGACGGTGCCACTGGCGAGATTGGCGGTACCTTTGAAGCTGAGCAGCCCTCTGATACCGACATGGGCACCGCTGAGCCGGTAGACATCAAGGTGCAGGGCGTCTTCTACGCTCGCCTTGAGGAAGCTTAA
- a CDS encoding family 10 glycosylhydrolase has translation MASYSFTARLRSSLQRLAKPLLVPSVALAAGLASLGVMPGLGMEQAVALNAYCQVTQEAALAKENLRKAALTGDGSAQQQYQAMVRQHTEDLRQCRSRTWPQRQAVWVRLYPCDLQPGILDALFDRMVNLGYNEVYVEAFYGGQVLLPQADNPTVWPSVVQTPGYERRDLLAEAIEKGRQRGLRVDAWVFALNFGYSYGLRSDREQVLALNGRGQTTYTYAKAGASSNPDEVFVDPYHPQAQADYSRLMGSILRRQPDGVLFDYVRYPRGVGPNSVVDSVDDLWIYGQASRDALFRRAVNQQGLELMRRYISRGHLVDRDIQEVRDLYPNEAEPLWQSRTPSPPLQAGQAPPTPASLRPRLNAELWQLSVAHAVQGVVDFVKVAGEQVQRSGIPSGAVFFPEANQTVGTGGYDSRLQYWERFPTWMTWHPMAYAVCGHTGCILDGIRRVQTMIPSGTSPTVTPALAGIWGQATYNRPALETQMEALRRSNPEITSVSHFAFSWQDPEFDRVRKFCSLQ, from the coding sequence ATGGCCAGTTATTCGTTTACAGCTAGGCTCCGTAGCTCGTTACAGCGGTTGGCCAAGCCCCTGCTGGTGCCAAGCGTGGCCCTAGCCGCAGGACTGGCCAGCCTTGGGGTCATGCCCGGCCTGGGAATGGAGCAAGCTGTGGCGCTCAATGCCTACTGCCAGGTGACCCAAGAAGCCGCCCTGGCCAAAGAAAATTTGCGCAAGGCCGCACTGACCGGCGATGGCTCCGCCCAGCAGCAGTACCAGGCCATGGTGCGTCAGCACACCGAAGACCTGCGCCAGTGTCGCAGCCGCACCTGGCCCCAGCGCCAGGCGGTGTGGGTGCGGCTTTACCCCTGCGACTTGCAGCCCGGCATTTTAGATGCCCTGTTCGATCGCATGGTCAACCTGGGCTACAACGAAGTCTATGTGGAAGCCTTCTACGGCGGGCAGGTGCTGCTGCCCCAGGCCGATAACCCCACCGTGTGGCCCTCGGTGGTGCAGACTCCCGGCTACGAACGCCGCGACCTGCTGGCCGAAGCCATCGAGAAAGGCCGCCAGCGGGGGTTGCGGGTCGATGCCTGGGTATTTGCCCTCAACTTTGGCTATTCCTACGGGTTGAGGAGCGATCGCGAGCAGGTGCTGGCCCTCAACGGTCGCGGGCAAACCACCTACACCTACGCCAAGGCCGGGGCCTCCAGCAACCCCGACGAAGTCTTTGTCGATCCCTACCATCCCCAGGCCCAGGCCGACTACAGCCGCCTGATGGGATCTATCCTGCGGCGACAGCCCGACGGCGTGCTGTTTGATTATGTGCGCTATCCCCGGGGAGTCGGCCCCAACTCCGTCGTCGATAGCGTTGATGACCTGTGGATCTACGGCCAGGCGTCGCGGGATGCGCTGTTCCGTCGAGCGGTAAACCAGCAGGGGCTAGAGCTGATGCGGCGCTACATCAGCCGGGGCCACCTGGTCGATCGCGACATTCAAGAGGTGCGCGACCTCTACCCCAACGAGGCTGAACCCCTGTGGCAGAGCCGTACCCCATCGCCCCCGCTGCAAGCGGGCCAAGCGCCCCCCACCCCAGCCAGCCTGCGGCCCCGACTCAACGCCGAACTCTGGCAGTTGAGCGTCGCCCACGCCGTGCAGGGAGTTGTTGACTTTGTGAAAGTGGCGGGGGAACAGGTGCAACGCAGCGGCATTCCCTCGGGGGCGGTGTTTTTCCCGGAGGCAAACCAGACAGTGGGCACCGGAGGGTATGATTCGCGTCTGCAATACTGGGAGCGCTTTCCCACCTGGATGACCTGGCACCCGATGGCCTACGCTGTGTGCGGCCACACGGGCTGCATTTTAGACGGCATCCGCCGGGTGCAGACGATGATACCCAGCGGCACTTCCCCCACGGTGACGCCAGCCCTGGCAGGGATTTGGGGTCAGGCCACCTACAACCGCCCGGCGCTAGAAACCCAAATGGAAGCGCTGCGGCGATCGAACCCAGAAATTACGTCCGTCAGCCACTTTGCCTTTTCTTGGCAAGACCCAGAATTTGATCGAGTCAGAAAGTTCTGCTCGCTACAGTGA
- a CDS encoding antibiotic biosynthesis monooxygenase: protein MEELQQPSGPVTLVISEVVETSQVDAYEAWTRGINRDARQFEGFLGVEIIRPRDHDYPEYVVIVKFESYDRLRQWLISPTYRDWMDQSYGLISARSQQHLPNGLELWFTLPQARSRGRAPLPPPPYYKQVVLGVLAVYPLILLANVLLGALLGGLPPLLGLFISVIFVSALLTYPVMPWLSQGLGFWLYPKARRPKARRPKASPR, encoded by the coding sequence ATGGAAGAACTCCAGCAGCCATCTGGCCCGGTTACTCTGGTTATCTCAGAGGTGGTCGAGACCAGCCAGGTGGATGCCTACGAGGCTTGGACAAGGGGCATTAACCGCGACGCCAGACAGTTTGAGGGCTTTTTGGGGGTTGAGATTATTCGCCCCCGCGACCACGACTACCCCGAGTACGTGGTGATCGTCAAGTTTGAAAGCTACGATCGCCTACGCCAATGGCTGATATCGCCCACCTACCGCGACTGGATGGATCAGTCCTACGGGCTGATCTCGGCGCGATCGCAGCAGCATCTTCCCAACGGTCTAGAGCTGTGGTTTACGCTGCCCCAGGCCCGATCTAGGGGTCGCGCTCCGCTACCGCCGCCGCCCTACTACAAACAGGTCGTGCTGGGAGTGTTGGCAGTCTATCCGCTGATTTTGCTGGCCAACGTACTTTTGGGGGCGCTGTTGGGAGGGCTGCCGCCGCTGCTGGGCCTGTTTATTTCGGTGATTTTCGTCTCAGCGTTGCTGACCTATCCCGTTATGCCCTGGCTCAGCCAGGGTCTGGGTTTTTGGCTTTACCCAAAAGCCCGTCGCCCAAAAGCCCGTCGCCCAAAGGCAAGCCCCAGGTAA